A stretch of Cyanobacterium sp. HL-69 DNA encodes these proteins:
- the tgt gene encoding queuine tRNA-ribosyltransferase Tgt codes for MNFSYTSVASCSHTKARAGIFHTPHGIVETPKFMPVGTVGTVKGITPAQLKDAHAQMILGNTYHLHIRPGEDIVSKAGGLHGFMNWEQPILTDSGGFQVFSLAKMRKISEEGVKFRSPKDGQIINMTPEHSIHIQNALGADVIMAFDECPPATATREEVITATDRTYRWLKRCMDAHQKPDTQALFGIVQGGIFQDLRNQAAHDLAGLDLPGYAIGGVSVGEKPELIHEIVRQTTPLLPVHKPRYLMGVGTYKEMVIAIASGIDLFDCVIPTRVGRHGAALVQGERWNIKNARFKEDFGPLDPECSCYTCKNFSRAYLNHLLRAHEMLGYILISLHNIHEMINFTNKIRASIINDTFLEEFGHWL; via the coding sequence GTGAACTTTTCATACACCTCCGTTGCCTCTTGCTCTCATACCAAAGCTCGTGCAGGAATATTTCACACCCCTCACGGCATTGTTGAAACCCCCAAATTTATGCCCGTGGGTACGGTGGGTACCGTAAAAGGTATTACCCCCGCCCAACTAAAAGATGCCCATGCTCAAATGATTTTGGGTAACACTTACCATCTTCATATCCGTCCAGGGGAAGACATTGTCAGTAAAGCAGGGGGGTTACATGGTTTTATGAATTGGGAGCAACCTATTCTCACGGATTCAGGTGGTTTTCAGGTATTTAGCCTTGCCAAAATGCGCAAAATTAGCGAAGAAGGGGTTAAATTTCGCTCTCCCAAGGATGGACAAATTATCAACATGACTCCCGAACATTCCATCCACATTCAAAATGCACTCGGTGCCGATGTGATTATGGCGTTTGATGAATGCCCCCCCGCCACCGCTACAAGGGAGGAGGTAATTACGGCCACCGATAGGACTTACCGCTGGTTAAAACGCTGTATGGATGCCCACCAGAAGCCCGATACCCAAGCTCTTTTTGGTATTGTGCAAGGGGGAATTTTTCAAGATTTACGCAACCAAGCCGCCCATGATTTGGCAGGGTTAGATTTACCTGGTTATGCCATTGGGGGGGTAAGTGTGGGGGAAAAACCTGAGCTTATCCATGAAATTGTCCGTCAAACCACACCCCTTTTACCAGTCCACAAACCCCGCTATTTAATGGGTGTGGGTACTTATAAAGAGATGGTAATTGCGATCGCCTCTGGTATCGATTTATTCGATTGTGTCATTCCCACCCGAGTCGGCAGACATGGTGCAGCTTTGGTGCAAGGGGAGCGCTGGAATATCAAAAACGCCCGATTCAAAGAAGATTTTGGTCCTCTTGATCCAGAATGTAGCTGTTATACTTGTAAAAATTTTAGTAGGGCATATCTTAACCACCTCCTACGCGCCCACGAAATGCTTGGTTATATCCTCATTTCTCTCCACAATATCCACGAAATGATCAACTTTACCAATAAAATTCGAGCTTCTATCATTAACGATACTTTTCTCGAAGAATTTGGTCACTGGCTTTAA
- a CDS encoding deacetylase — MSLPVVYHPNYVTPLPQEHRFPMPKFKLLYELLLHDGITIPSLTYAPTMATAETLQLVHHPDYVQKYCDGTLDPKALRRIGLPWSEGLVKRTCTAVVGTVLTAQLALKYGLCCNTAGGTHHAFPEYGSGFCIFNDLAIASRHLLETKLVEKILIVDLDVHQGDGTAYTFKNEPRVFTFSMHCEANFPYRKQTSDLDIPLPVGLDDDGYLQILASHLPSLLQEIKPDLVLYDAGVDTHRGDRLGKLCLTDTGIYRREMQVLSTCLAQGYPVACVIGGGYSKDIHELVYRHSLLHRAAQECQKLL; from the coding sequence ATGAGTTTACCTGTCGTCTATCACCCCAATTATGTAACCCCTCTGCCCCAAGAGCATCGCTTTCCCATGCCCAAATTTAAGTTGCTCTATGAATTGCTACTCCATGATGGTATCACCATCCCAAGCCTTACCTATGCCCCCACCATGGCCACTGCCGAGACTTTACAATTAGTCCATCACCCCGACTATGTGCAGAAATATTGTGATGGTACATTAGATCCTAAAGCCCTACGACGCATAGGCTTACCGTGGAGCGAAGGGCTAGTAAAAAGAACCTGTACCGCCGTAGTAGGGACGGTTTTAACCGCTCAATTAGCCCTGAAATATGGTTTATGTTGTAACACCGCAGGAGGTACCCACCACGCCTTTCCAGAGTACGGTTCGGGGTTTTGTATTTTTAATGATTTGGCGATCGCCTCTCGTCATTTATTAGAAACTAAATTAGTGGAAAAAATTTTGATCGTTGATTTAGATGTCCACCAAGGAGATGGTACCGCCTACACCTTCAAAAATGAACCGAGGGTGTTTACCTTTTCTATGCACTGTGAAGCCAATTTTCCCTACCGTAAACAAACCAGTGATTTAGATATTCCCCTGCCCGTGGGCTTGGATGATGACGGTTATCTACAAATTCTCGCCTCCCATTTACCCTCTCTTTTGCAAGAAATAAAACCTGATTTAGTCCTCTACGATGCCGGTGTAGATACCCATAGGGGCGATCGTCTCGGCAAACTTTGTCTTACGGATACGGGGATATATAGACGGGAAATGCAAGTTTTAAGCACCTGCCTAGCCCAAGGTTATCCTGTCGCCTGTGTCATTGGAGGGGGTTACAGTAAAGATATTCATGAGTTAGTTTATCGTCATTCTCTCTTGCATCGTGCCGCCCAAGAATGTCAAAAATTACTGTAA
- a CDS encoding Low-affinity CO2 hydration protein CphX, whose amino-acid sequence MNTINQTKLPPSNHPFAEIVHRLEAGQSMLPDTPENLKQIIGIYKAYAIPMDFYWRDLLYIAEKVFLNPFPFFKYFISKEYLDMPNHYAGEKADLQVWRGKASAHPELLDFMSKGKTTKMPKLFHHLLHDRINMEFAEACMRAMFWHGKDMNMGGFDAYLDTEEYRNNADIAIKAYFKSNPVMLGVYKLFPDMFLEQVKQLSYYSNLGLFWEVMCPVFLEMSDLYDEGKMTTVKEAMDFLVNGIFAVASRPIYHHAYIGGKCYEIIPKSKGFNWLNDAALPYVESVFYRTSPFRGTKSYNAQARQVPQNQKEFHYGILYADVFPVGGAGIPPTLLMDDMLHFLPPYLVDYYRQHCRGEEDMLIQLGVTFQRSMYNVTSAVIQALRTATCHPLDDENPENLLKNRQFYEQQLDRFLRPEARLRDIQSPDYR is encoded by the coding sequence ATGAATACCATCAACCAAACTAAACTACCACCATCCAATCATCCCTTTGCGGAAATTGTCCATCGCTTAGAAGCAGGGCAATCCATGTTACCCGATACCCCAGAAAACCTAAAACAAATTATTGGTATTTATAAAGCCTACGCCATTCCCATGGACTTTTATTGGCGGGATTTATTGTATATTGCCGAGAAAGTTTTTCTTAATCCTTTTCCCTTTTTTAAATACTTTATATCTAAAGAATATTTAGATATGCCCAATCATTATGCAGGGGAAAAAGCTGATTTACAAGTATGGCGAGGAAAGGCATCAGCTCACCCAGAGTTACTCGATTTTATGAGTAAAGGTAAGACTACTAAAATGCCAAAATTATTTCATCATTTATTGCACGATCGCATTAATATGGAATTTGCAGAAGCCTGTATGAGAGCCATGTTTTGGCATGGAAAAGATATGAATATGGGAGGTTTTGATGCTTATTTAGACACCGAAGAATATCGCAATAATGCAGATATAGCTATTAAGGCTTACTTTAAATCTAACCCCGTTATGTTAGGTGTATATAAACTATTTCCTGACATGTTTTTGGAACAGGTAAAACAACTATCTTATTATTCCAATTTAGGATTATTTTGGGAGGTAATGTGTCCAGTATTTTTGGAAATGTCTGATTTATATGATGAAGGAAAAATGACGACGGTAAAAGAAGCCATGGACTTTTTAGTTAATGGTATTTTTGCCGTGGCAAGTCGCCCCATTTATCATCATGCCTATATTGGCGGTAAATGTTACGAAATTATCCCCAAAAGTAAAGGCTTTAACTGGTTAAATGATGCCGCCTTACCCTATGTGGAATCAGTATTTTATCGCACCTCCCCCTTCCGTGGTACTAAATCCTACAATGCCCAAGCCCGTCAAGTGCCACAAAACCAAAAAGAGTTTCACTATGGTATTTTATACGCAGATGTTTTTCCTGTAGGTGGTGCTGGTATTCCTCCCACTCTCTTGATGGATGATATGTTGCATTTCTTGCCCCCTTATCTGGTGGATTATTACCGTCAACATTGCCGAGGAGAGGAAGATATGTTGATTCAATTGGGGGTAACATTCCAGCGCTCGATGTACAATGTAACTTCTGCGGTAATTCAAGCCCTACGCACGGCAACCTGTCATCCTTTGGATGATGAAAACCCAGAGAATTTATTAAAAAATCGTCAATTTTACGAGCAACAATTGGACAGATTTTTGCGCCCTGAAGCCCGTTTAAGGGATATTCAAAGCCCTGACTATCGTTAA
- the ndhD3 gene encoding NAD(P)H-quinone oxidoreductase subunit NdhD3 — protein sequence MLNLLVIIPIIGAIALGISANIFKGKQSQNIALISAIITLITSLYIGYNFDYASNQLQYQTLYEWLPFVGLNYVSAIDGLSLPLVILNCLLITLAIYSSESGTKTLTKPTLYYILILLLTSCVNGALIAQNLLLFFIFYEVKLVPIYLLISIWGNKKGSYAATKYLLYTAFSGIFVLTGFLALVFLSDINSFDYNNIQTNLLPLAKQIIILITIVIGFAIKIPIIPLHTWLPDAYTESSTPVSMLLGGIVSKLGTYGLIRFGLGLFPETWVNITPYLAILAVISAIYASLIAISQTDIKRMIAYASIAHINFVVLAIAAATDLSIVGAITQMFAHGLIVALLFHLAGILEDKTNTRDINQLHGLMNPYRGLPFVGGLMITAVMASAGIPGMVGFVGEFLTFQGSFSVFPIYTLICLIATGLTAVYFVILLNQVFFGRMDNTTGYLAKVQVSERIPALVLTVLIVFFGINPTWLTMLN from the coding sequence ATGTTAAACTTATTAGTAATAATTCCCATAATAGGGGCGATCGCCCTTGGAATCTCAGCAAATATATTCAAAGGAAAACAGAGCCAAAATATAGCTTTAATTTCCGCCATTATTACCTTAATAACCAGCCTTTATATTGGTTATAATTTCGATTATGCTAGTAACCAATTACAATATCAAACCCTATATGAATGGTTGCCCTTTGTCGGCTTAAATTACGTAAGTGCGATCGATGGTTTATCATTACCTCTAGTAATCTTAAACTGCCTTCTAATCACCCTTGCCATCTATAGCAGTGAATCAGGTACAAAAACCCTCACCAAACCCACCCTATATTATATCCTCATTCTACTCCTCACCTCCTGCGTCAACGGTGCATTAATCGCCCAAAACCTACTCCTATTCTTCATCTTTTATGAAGTCAAATTAGTACCCATTTATTTATTAATATCCATCTGGGGAAACAAAAAAGGAAGCTACGCAGCAACAAAATATCTACTTTACACCGCCTTTTCAGGTATTTTTGTATTAACAGGCTTCCTTGCCCTTGTATTCCTTAGCGACATCAACAGTTTCGACTACAACAACATCCAAACTAATCTTCTGCCCCTCGCCAAACAAATCATTATCCTCATTACCATTGTTATCGGCTTCGCCATCAAAATCCCTATTATTCCCCTCCATACATGGCTGCCCGATGCTTACACCGAATCATCAACCCCCGTATCCATGTTACTAGGGGGTATCGTCTCCAAACTAGGCACCTATGGCTTAATCCGTTTTGGCTTAGGATTATTCCCCGAAACATGGGTAAATATTACCCCCTACCTTGCCATCCTCGCCGTCATTAGTGCCATTTATGCCTCCCTCATCGCCATCTCCCAAACCGACATCAAGAGGATGATAGCCTATGCCTCCATCGCCCATATCAACTTTGTTGTTTTAGCTATCGCTGCCGCTACCGACTTATCCATCGTAGGGGCAATTACTCAAATGTTTGCCCATGGTTTAATCGTCGCCCTCCTTTTCCACCTAGCAGGAATCCTCGAAGACAAAACCAACACCCGTGACATTAACCAACTCCATGGCTTAATGAATCCCTACCGAGGTTTACCTTTTGTGGGAGGTTTGATGATTACCGCTGTCATGGCAAGTGCAGGAATCCCCGGCATGGTAGGATTTGTGGGCGAATTTCTTACCTTTCAAGGTAGTTTTAGTGTCTTCCCCATCTATACCCTTATCTGTCTCATTGCCACTGGTTTAACCGCCGTTTACTTTGTTATTCTCCTTAATCAAGTCTTTTTTGGACGTATGGATAACACCACAGGCTACCTCGCCAAAGTGCAAGTTAGTGAAAGAATCCCCGCCCTCGTTTTAACCGTTTTAATCGTTTTTTTTGGCATCAATCCCACATGGCTAACTATGCTGAATTAG
- the cobS gene encoding cobalamin 5'-phosphate synthase CobS, translated as MIIILNSFLSAIAFYTIIPIPKGLNLNFQKIPLWLGWIGLFIGVLLIVVDYFLSAISVPPLTKSALVVGAWVYITGGLHLDGVMDTADGLATQNPEKRLEVMADSATGAYGVMAGVFVLGLKIFALSEMTSMVYLAILLATSWGRWAQLSAIALYPYLKEKGKGKFLKQSLNIPQDWLLGSLFIIPLILLQIFTYHQPWQTILFLNCLCLTIALAVGGWFNWQLKGHTGDTYGATVEWTEVFILSSLTIFFA; from the coding sequence ATGATAATAATTCTTAATTCTTTTCTAAGTGCGATCGCCTTTTACACCATAATCCCAATTCCTAAGGGGCTGAATTTAAATTTTCAGAAAATACCTTTATGGTTAGGCTGGATTGGTTTATTCATCGGCGTACTACTCATTGTAGTTGATTATTTCTTATCTGCCATTTCTGTTCCTCCCTTGACCAAATCTGCGTTGGTGGTGGGGGCATGGGTGTATATTACAGGAGGGTTACACCTAGACGGGGTGATGGATACGGCGGATGGTTTGGCAACCCAAAACCCGGAAAAACGTTTAGAAGTAATGGCGGATAGTGCTACGGGGGCTTATGGGGTGATGGCTGGTGTTTTTGTCCTCGGTTTGAAGATATTTGCCCTAAGTGAAATGACTTCTATGGTTTATCTGGCAATACTTTTGGCTACTTCTTGGGGGCGTTGGGCTCAATTAAGTGCGATCGCACTTTACCCTTATCTAAAAGAAAAAGGCAAAGGAAAATTTCTCAAACAATCCTTAAATATTCCCCAAGATTGGCTTCTAGGTAGTCTATTTATCATCCCCCTTATTTTGTTACAAATTTTTACATATCATCAACCATGGCAAACTATTTTATTCCTCAACTGTTTATGTTTAACCATTGCTTTGGCTGTGGGAGGATGGTTTAACTGGCAACTAAAAGGGCATACAGGAGACACCTATGGCGCCACGGTAGAATGGACAGAAGTTTTTATATTATCCAGTCTAACCATCTTTTTTGCTTAA
- the ndhF3 gene encoding NAD(P)H-quinone oxidoreductase subunit NdhF3, whose protein sequence is MDFFKDTIWFIPCYTLIGGIVALLWSPGIIRQTGSRPAGYVNLLMTSLAFLHSVIALYQIWDIPPQDIRFVWLQAADLTISFDIRVSAVSVGALVLITGLNVLSQLYAVGYLEMDWSWARFFALMGFFEAGMGGLALCNSLFFSYVYLEILTLGTYLLVGFWFAQPLVVSGARDAFWTKRVGDILLLMSVIALYPLSKTWNYTDLGIWAKTADINPTIITVLCFGLIAGPLAKCAQIPLQLWLDEAMEGPLPASILRNSIVVATGAYVLIQLQPVLELSPIASETVLVIGSVTAVLASLIAIAQVDLKRILSYTVSAYMGLVFIAVGTDHPQTALLLIVVYAIAMALLYTSMGAIILNSITQDVTQLGGLWSRRPFCGIGLLVGMVALTSMPPFGGFWILSRLAVEVSFPLMVIIALVNGLTAFSLMRVFCLVFLEEAKQMSMRSPEVLWPMIIPMMILMGYALHLPLIFDQFNLITLNLNTGITLAIFTIIGIISSAVIYTRKSSDSIINLVPQSIQKLFANDLYIQDIYKVTIIALVNSTAKVASWCDKYIVDGVVNLVGITTLFGGQTLKYSTSGQSQLYIFSILLGLVFVALIFGLSV, encoded by the coding sequence ATGGACTTTTTCAAGGATACTATTTGGTTTATTCCTTGCTATACCCTTATAGGGGGAATTGTAGCTTTATTGTGGTCACCTGGTATTATTCGTCAAACAGGTTCGCGCCCTGCCGGTTATGTGAATTTGTTAATGACTTCTTTGGCATTTCTTCACAGTGTCATCGCTTTGTATCAAATATGGGATATTCCGCCCCAAGATATTCGTTTTGTGTGGTTACAGGCGGCAGACTTAACTATCTCTTTTGATATACGGGTGTCTGCTGTCAGTGTGGGGGCTTTGGTGTTAATTACGGGGTTGAATGTATTATCGCAATTGTATGCGGTGGGATATTTGGAGATGGATTGGAGTTGGGCGAGATTTTTCGCTTTGATGGGATTTTTTGAGGCGGGAATGGGTGGTTTAGCTTTATGTAATTCTCTGTTTTTCAGTTATGTATATCTGGAAATTCTCACCCTCGGTACTTATTTGTTAGTGGGTTTTTGGTTTGCCCAACCTCTGGTAGTTTCTGGGGCAAGGGATGCTTTTTGGACAAAAAGGGTAGGGGATATTTTACTATTAATGAGCGTAATTGCTTTGTATCCTCTCTCGAAAACATGGAATTACACTGATTTAGGCATCTGGGCAAAGACGGCAGATATTAACCCTACTATCATAACTGTACTATGTTTTGGTTTGATCGCCGGACCTTTGGCAAAATGCGCCCAAATCCCTTTACAGTTGTGGCTTGATGAGGCGATGGAAGGGCCTTTACCTGCTTCTATTTTGCGTAATTCTATCGTAGTGGCGACGGGGGCTTATGTATTGATTCAGTTACAGCCTGTGTTGGAGTTATCTCCCATTGCTTCGGAGACTGTATTAGTAATTGGTAGTGTGACGGCGGTATTGGCGAGTTTAATTGCGATCGCACAGGTTGACCTAAAAAGAATCCTGTCCTATACTGTAAGTGCTTATATGGGCTTGGTGTTTATTGCGGTAGGTACAGACCATCCTCAAACTGCTTTACTGTTGATTGTGGTATATGCGATCGCCATGGCGCTATTATATACCAGTATGGGGGCGATTATCCTCAATAGTATCACCCAAGATGTTACTCAGTTGGGCGGTTTGTGGTCCCGTCGTCCTTTTTGTGGTATTGGTTTATTAGTGGGAATGGTAGCGTTAACCTCCATGCCACCTTTTGGGGGATTTTGGATACTAAGTCGTTTGGCGGTGGAAGTAAGTTTTCCCCTGATGGTGATAATTGCGCTGGTAAATGGTTTGACGGCTTTTAGCTTGATGAGGGTTTTTTGTCTTGTTTTTCTGGAAGAAGCAAAACAAATGTCCATGCGTAGCCCAGAAGTTTTATGGCCGATGATAATTCCTATGATGATTTTAATGGGGTATGCCTTACATTTACCCTTGATTTTTGATCAATTTAACTTAATTACATTGAATCTCAATACAGGGATTACTTTAGCTATTTTTACTATCATTGGTATTATTTCTTCCGCTGTTATTTACACCAGAAAATCATCTGATTCTATTATTAATTTAGTACCCCAATCAATCCAAAAATTATTTGCTAATGATTTGTATATTCAAGACATCTATAAAGTAACCATTATTGCTCTGGTAAATTCCACCGCAAAAGTGGCTAGTTGGTGTGATAAATACATTGTGGATGGGGTTGTTAACTTAGTGGGTATTACCACCCTTTTCGGGGGACAAACTTTAAAATACAGTACGTCTGGACAATCTCAGTTATATATATTTTCTATCCTTTTAGGATTGGTATTTGTCGCCCTTATCTTTGGTTTATCAGTTTAA
- a CDS encoding Circadian phase modifier translates to MSDRTSLEQLLQAIAQGEVSPQEGLEKLQYLSFQPLEDFAKIDHHRQLRTGFPEVIWSQGKTPSQIIQIMNAMRSHGSPLIMTTRLEPEVADIISLEVPNLRYYPMAKIGAIGQIEQKYQGKISILTAGTADLPVAQESAITAELCGFEVERLWDVGVAGIHRLLSHRHIIDNADVLIVVAGMEGALPSVVAGMANCPVIAVPTSIGYGTSFGGVAPLLTMLNSCATGMGVVNIDNGFGAAMLAGQILRLANRLSK, encoded by the coding sequence ATGAGCGATCGCACTTCCTTGGAACAATTATTACAGGCTATTGCCCAAGGGGAAGTATCTCCCCAAGAGGGATTAGAAAAGCTACAGTATTTAAGTTTTCAACCCTTAGAAGATTTTGCCAAAATTGATCATCATCGTCAATTGCGTACGGGTTTCCCCGAGGTGATTTGGAGTCAGGGCAAAACCCCTAGCCAAATTATTCAAATTATGAACGCCATGCGATCGCACGGTAGCCCTTTAATTATGACCACTCGGTTAGAGCCAGAAGTGGCAGACATTATCTCCCTCGAAGTGCCTAATCTACGGTATTATCCCATGGCAAAAATAGGGGCGATCGGGCAGATAGAACAAAAATACCAAGGAAAAATATCCATCCTCACCGCAGGTACCGCAGACTTGCCCGTAGCCCAAGAATCTGCTATTACCGCCGAATTGTGCGGTTTTGAAGTAGAAAGACTCTGGGATGTGGGAGTAGCAGGAATCCATCGACTCCTGAGTCATCGTCATATTATCGATAACGCTGACGTGCTGATTGTGGTAGCAGGAATGGAGGGGGCATTACCTAGCGTGGTGGCTGGCATGGCAAACTGTCCTGTCATTGCCGTACCTACTAGCATCGGCTATGGCACAAGTTTTGGGGGAGTAGCCCCTTTACTAACTATGTTAAACTCCTGTGCAACGGGAATGGGAGTGGTAAATATCGACAACGGTTTCGGAGCCGCCATGTTGGCAGGGCAAATCCTACGACTAGCTAATCGATTGAGCAAATAA
- the mreC gene encoding rod shape-determining protein MreC, which yields MRIIRRWWLKKGSQFIWGLVALAIAFAFYQTQGALINEVLYGASSIFRYDISVEQERLYGDRLVQQLENEINQLQIQNRQLREIVDYKNQNPNNIVTTRIIGRSPDSWWQIVTIDAGANQGIEENNPVMAIGGLVGRITQVTPNTSRVLLISDYNSRVGATLNRTGYQGFIKGQSTQTGIMEFYEKVTDVEEGDLITTSNLSTLFPPDIPIGKVVSLNINRSPAPEAEIEFTAPVDFLNWVMVVTN from the coding sequence GTGAGAATAATTCGGCGTTGGTGGCTCAAAAAAGGTAGTCAGTTTATTTGGGGTTTGGTGGCTTTGGCGATCGCATTTGCATTTTATCAAACCCAAGGGGCATTAATAAATGAAGTCCTTTATGGTGCATCTTCTATTTTCCGTTATGACATTAGTGTAGAGCAAGAAAGGCTATATGGCGATCGCCTTGTACAACAATTAGAAAACGAAATTAACCAATTGCAAATCCAAAACAGACAATTAAGGGAAATAGTAGATTATAAAAACCAAAATCCAAACAACATAGTAACGACGAGAATTATCGGCAGAAGCCCCGATTCTTGGTGGCAAATTGTCACCATTGATGCTGGGGCAAATCAAGGCATCGAAGAGAATAATCCCGTTATGGCCATTGGTGGCTTGGTAGGAAGAATTACCCAAGTTACTCCTAATACCAGCCGAGTATTGCTCATTAGTGATTATAATAGTCGTGTGGGCGCCACCCTCAACCGCACTGGTTATCAAGGTTTTATCAAAGGGCAATCTACCCAAACCGGTATTATGGAATTTTACGAAAAAGTAACCGATGTGGAGGAAGGAGATTTGATTACTACTTCTAATCTAAGCACTCTTTTCCCCCCTGATATTCCCATCGGTAAAGTTGTTTCTCTTAATATTAACCGTAGTCCAGCCCCCGAAGCAGAGATTGAATTTACTGCCCCCGTGGACTTTCTAAACTGGGTGATGGTGGTAACTAATTAG
- the dusA gene encoding tRNA-dihydrouridine synthase DusA → MVISSPPRYLVSVAPMMDYSDRHFRYIMRQMTKKSLLYTEMINTQAIIHGDRPKLLDFSLAEKPVALQLGGDNPAQLAECAKIVEDWGYDEVNLNVGCPSSRVQSGNFGACLMAQPQKVAECIEAMTKAVNIPVTVKHRIGIDEQDSYEHMANFVKVVAQAGCQRFVVHARKAWLQGLSPKENRNIPPLRYGDVYRLKQDFPHLTIEINGGITTLEQIKAQFPMVDGVMIGRVACDNPYVLASIDQEIYGDDTPIKTREEVIESVLEYVDSWGDRHVKLNAIMRHLLQIFAGQPGTKIWKRHLTENGYNPDADSQLVREALSLRELVNN, encoded by the coding sequence ATGGTCATTTCTTCTCCCCCTCGTTATCTTGTCAGTGTAGCACCGATGATGGATTATAGCGATCGCCATTTTCGCTACATTATGCGTCAGATGACCAAAAAAAGCCTACTCTATACAGAAATGATTAATACTCAAGCTATTATACATGGCGATCGCCCGAAATTGTTAGACTTTTCCTTGGCTGAAAAACCCGTCGCCCTACAACTAGGGGGAGATAACCCTGCCCAACTGGCAGAATGTGCCAAAATTGTGGAGGATTGGGGCTATGACGAAGTTAATCTTAATGTGGGTTGCCCTAGTTCGAGGGTACAAAGTGGAAATTTTGGGGCTTGTTTGATGGCACAACCACAAAAGGTTGCCGAGTGCATCGAAGCCATGACGAAGGCGGTTAATATTCCTGTTACGGTAAAACATCGCATCGGTATTGATGAGCAAGATAGTTATGAACATATGGCAAACTTTGTTAAAGTTGTTGCCCAAGCTGGATGTCAAAGGTTTGTTGTTCATGCTCGAAAAGCGTGGTTACAGGGTTTAAGCCCCAAGGAAAACCGTAATATTCCTCCCCTACGTTATGGGGATGTATATCGTCTTAAACAGGATTTTCCTCACCTCACCATCGAAATTAATGGCGGTATTACTACCCTTGAACAAATTAAGGCTCAATTTCCCATGGTTGATGGAGTGATGATAGGGAGGGTTGCCTGTGATAATCCCTATGTTTTAGCTAGTATTGATCAAGAAATTTATGGGGATGATACCCCTATTAAAACCAGAGAGGAAGTTATTGAGAGTGTTTTAGAGTATGTGGATTCTTGGGGCGATCGCCATGTAAAATTAAATGCTATCATGCGCCACCTGTTGCAAATTTTTGCAGGGCAACCAGGGACAAAAATATGGAAACGTCACCTCACGGAAAATGGTTATAACCCTGATGCTGATTCTCAGTTAGTGAGGGAAGCATTATCTTTGAGGGAATTAGTTAATAATTAG